From a single Nostoc sp. MS1 genomic region:
- a CDS encoding RNA polymerase sigma factor SigF yields MPTAATNELKYEIWQLLREYQQSRSENIRNQLVQLNFGLVRKEAHYWMNQCRESYDDLVQVGCLGLIRAIERFEISKGHAFSSFAIPYIRGEIQHYLRDKGVTVRIPRRYLAIQQRAIGVSRSLREQYNRQPTDTELATALEISPDEWQEIKLAWVNRAPLSLDVPVQDGEEGATSLGDLVPDSHYRSFQLAQEDQIRLQQALFQLEQRTREVLECVFLQDLTQKQVAEHLGISVVTVSRRVKKGLDLLKNLMCAVDD; encoded by the coding sequence ATGCCTACAGCAGCTACCAACGAACTAAAGTACGAAATTTGGCAGTTGTTACGAGAATATCAGCAATCTCGCTCAGAAAATATTCGTAATCAACTGGTACAACTTAATTTTGGATTGGTGAGGAAAGAAGCTCACTACTGGATGAATCAATGCCGAGAAAGCTACGATGATTTAGTTCAAGTTGGTTGTTTAGGTTTAATTAGAGCTATTGAAAGATTTGAAATTTCTAAAGGTCACGCTTTTAGCTCTTTTGCTATTCCCTATATTCGCGGCGAGATTCAACACTACCTACGTGATAAGGGTGTAACAGTGAGGATTCCTCGGCGTTACTTAGCGATACAACAACGAGCTATAGGTGTTTCCCGTTCCTTACGAGAACAGTATAACCGCCAACCAACCGACACAGAATTAGCAACAGCATTGGAAATTTCGCCGGATGAATGGCAGGAAATAAAATTAGCCTGGGTAAATCGCGCTCCCTTGAGTTTAGATGTACCTGTGCAGGATGGTGAAGAGGGTGCTACTAGTTTGGGAGACTTGGTTCCTGACAGCCACTATCGTAGCTTTCAGTTGGCACAAGAAGACCAAATCCGTTTACAACAAGCATTGTTCCAGCTAGAACAACGCACTCGTGAAGTTTTAGAGTGTGTATTCTTGCAAGACTTGACGCAAAAACAAGTAGCCGAACACTTGGGAATTAGTGTAGTCACAGTTTCTAGAAGAGTCAAAAAAGGACTGGACTTGTTAAAGAATCTCATGTGTGCAGTGGATGATTAA
- a CDS encoding photosystem II manganese-stabilizing polypeptide produces the protein MRYRALIVAFLAVCLGLLTACSDAPAASGKDILTYEQIRGTGLANKCPQLTETSRGSIPLDSSQSYVIKELCLEPTNFFVKEEPANKRQSAEFVAGKLLTRYTSTIDQVAGDLKFNDDNSLTFVETDGLDFQAITVQLPGGERVPFLFTIKNLVAQTQPNLTSLNTSTDFEGTFKVPSYRGAAFLDPKGRGVTSGYDNAVALPAQADNEDLTRTNIKRAEILKGKISLQVAKVDSASGEIAGTFESEQPSDTDLGADEPKEVKIRGIFYARVEPSRA, from the coding sequence ATGAGGTATCGCGCTTTAATTGTTGCATTCTTGGCTGTGTGCTTGGGGCTACTGACTGCTTGTAGTGATGCTCCAGCTGCTAGTGGCAAAGATATACTGACTTACGAACAAATTCGTGGCACTGGCTTGGCTAACAAATGTCCTCAACTGACAGAAACAAGCCGTGGCTCAATTCCCTTGGATTCTAGCCAGTCTTACGTCATCAAAGAACTTTGCTTAGAACCAACTAACTTCTTCGTCAAAGAAGAACCTGCTAATAAACGTCAATCAGCAGAATTTGTCGCTGGTAAATTGTTAACCAGATACACATCCACCATTGACCAAGTAGCAGGTGATCTTAAGTTCAATGATGATAACAGCTTGACTTTTGTAGAAACTGATGGTCTTGACTTCCAAGCCATTACTGTGCAATTACCTGGTGGCGAACGAGTACCTTTCCTCTTCACTATCAAGAACTTAGTTGCTCAGACACAACCCAATTTAACCAGTCTCAACACTTCTACAGACTTTGAAGGTACATTCAAAGTACCTTCTTATCGTGGTGCTGCATTCTTAGATCCTAAAGGTCGTGGTGTTACTAGCGGCTACGATAATGCTGTTGCTCTTCCTGCTCAAGCTGATAATGAAGACCTCACCCGTACTAACATTAAGCGTGCAGAAATTCTCAAAGGCAAAATTTCTCTCCAAGTAGCTAAAGTTGATAGTGCTAGTGGAGAAATTGCTGGTACTTTTGAGAGCGAACAGCCTTCTGATACAGATTTAGGTGCTGATGAACCTAAAGAAGTGAAGATTCGGGGAATATTCTACGCTCGTGTTGAACCCAGCCGTGCTTAA
- a CDS encoding ATP-binding protein, with product MGNTINLSRFYKACNPSYTLNMGVMLDRQYYIDFADVRGCKIVEELQRTVSRISPDEPTCQLFTGHIGCGKSTELQRLKAELEAVGFHVVYFESSQDLDMADIDVSDILLSVARQVCVSLEAIGIKLRPGYFTNLFQEIGEFLHAPIEISGEAEFSLGIAKITAKTKDSTQLRNQLRQYLEPRTNSILQAINEEILEKAVEQLKRRGQKGLVVIVDNLDRVDMRPVASGRTQPEYLFIDRGEQLRRLKCHVVYTIPLALIFSSEYETLKNRLGGGIAPKVLPMVLVRQRDGNDYEPGMSLLRQLVLARAFPEVNTQQRQQLVTELFEQTETLDRLCRVSGGHIRNLLGLLYSCLQRQDPPFSRDCLEAVIKDYRDDLLLAIDECQWELLFEVVQQQSVKGESDYQSLLRSMYLFEYRDRVGRWFGISPALAETEKVLAWRQPR from the coding sequence ATGGGAAATACAATCAATTTGTCACGCTTCTACAAAGCATGTAACCCTAGTTACACCCTCAACATGGGCGTGATGCTTGACCGCCAATACTATATCGATTTTGCTGATGTGCGTGGCTGCAAGATTGTTGAGGAACTGCAACGTACTGTCAGCCGTATTTCTCCCGATGAACCAACCTGCCAGTTATTTACAGGTCACATAGGCTGCGGAAAATCCACAGAATTACAACGCCTCAAAGCAGAATTAGAAGCAGTTGGATTTCACGTAGTCTATTTTGAGTCTAGTCAAGACTTAGATATGGCAGATATTGACGTTAGCGATATTTTGTTGAGTGTAGCTCGTCAAGTCTGTGTCAGTTTAGAAGCCATTGGCATAAAACTCAGACCTGGTTACTTCACCAATTTATTTCAAGAAATAGGAGAATTTTTACATGCTCCTATAGAAATTAGTGGTGAAGCAGAATTTTCTCTAGGAATTGCCAAAATTACAGCCAAAACGAAAGATAGCACTCAGTTACGTAATCAACTCAGACAGTATTTAGAACCCCGCACCAATAGCATTCTGCAAGCGATTAATGAAGAAATTTTAGAAAAAGCTGTAGAACAGTTAAAGCGGCGCGGTCAAAAAGGTTTAGTAGTCATTGTAGATAACTTAGATCGAGTAGATATGCGTCCTGTGGCATCAGGACGGACGCAACCAGAATACTTATTTATTGATCGAGGCGAACAGCTACGTAGGCTGAAGTGTCACGTAGTATACACCATTCCTCTAGCCTTAATTTTTTCTAGCGAGTACGAAACCCTGAAAAACCGCTTAGGTGGGGGTATTGCACCGAAAGTATTACCAATGGTGCTAGTGCGGCAAAGGGATGGTAACGACTATGAACCAGGAATGTCATTGCTACGTCAGTTGGTACTAGCGCGGGCTTTCCCAGAAGTTAATACTCAGCAAAGACAACAACTCGTTACAGAATTATTTGAGCAAACAGAAACCCTAGACCGTTTGTGCCGTGTTAGCGGTGGACATATTCGGAACTTACTGGGCTTACTCTACAGCTGCCTCCAACGCCAAGATCCACCCTTTTCCCGTGATTGTTTGGAAGCTGTCATCAAAGACTACCGCGACGATTTACTTTTAGCCATTGATGAATGCCAATGGGAATTACTCTTTGAAGTAGTCCAGCAACAAAGTGTCAAAGGGGAATCTGATTATCAAAGTTTACTCAGAAGTATGTACTTATTTGAATACCGTGATCGCGTGGGGCGTTGGTTTGGTATTAGTCCAGCTTTGGCAGAGACAGAAAAGGTTCTAGCTTGGCGACAACCAAGGTAG